A window from Hemicordylus capensis ecotype Gifberg chromosome 2, rHemCap1.1.pri, whole genome shotgun sequence encodes these proteins:
- the BRPF1 gene encoding peregrin isoform X4, with protein MGVDFDVKTFCHNLRATKPPYECPVGTCRKIYKSYSGIEYHLYHYDHDNPPPPQNTPLRKHKKKGRQGRAANKQSPSPSETSQSPGREVMTYAQAQRMVEVDLHGRVHRISIFDNLDVVSEDDEAPEEAPENNSNKENTETPSVAPKAGKHKNKEKRKDSNHHHHSASAGNTPKLPEAVYRELDQDTPDAPPRPSSYYRYIEKSAEELDEEVEYDMDEEDYIWLDIMNERRKTEGVSPIPQEIFEYLMDRLEKESYFESHNKGDPNALVDEDAVCCICNDGECQNSNVILFCDMCNLAVHQECYGVPYIPEGQWLCRRCLQSPSRAVDCALCPNKGGAFKQTDDGRWAHVVCALWIPEVCFANTVFLEPIDSIEHIPPARWKLTCYICKQRGSGACIQCHKANCYTAFHVTCAQQAGLYMKMEPVRETGANGTSFSVRKTAYCDIHTPPGSMRRLPALSHSEGEEEEEEEEEDGKGWSSEKVKKAKAKSRIKMKKARKILAEKRAAAPVVSVPCIPPHRLSKITNRLTIQRKSQFMQRLHSYWTLKRQSRNGVPLLRRLQTHLQSHRNCEQGRPAPPPPVSKTEQIKIQQVALEMQLTPFLILLRRTLEQLQEKDTGNIFSQPVPLSEVTELYEVPDYLDHIKKPMDFYTMKQKLEAYRYLNLDEFEEDFNLIVSNCLKYNAKDTIFYRAAVRLREQGGAVLRQARRQAEKMGIDFETGMHFPMAGDEVPLRSTENDEERLLLSENQKHLPLEEQLNLLLERLAEVSAGKQSVGRCRRAKMIKKEITALRRKLAHQRETGRDGHGPLTRIILPTHNPCEKDTQTDSAAEESSSQETGKGLGPNSSSTPAHEVGRRTSVLFSKKNPKTAGPPKRPGRPPKNRDSQLAPGHGNSAVGPPQLPIMGGSQRQRKRGRSPRPSSSSDSDSDKSAEDAPIDLPANGFSSGNQPVKKSFLVYRSDYNLPRSSSDSESSSTSTSSAASDRTSTTPSKQGRGKPSFSRVNFPEDSSEDTSGTENESYSVGTGRGVGHGMVRKSISRSGGWLSEDEDSALDALDLVWAKCRGYPSYPALIIDPKMPREGMFHHGVPIPVPPLEVLKLGEQMTQEAREHLYLVLFFDNKRTWQWLPRTKLVPLGVNQDLDKEKMLEGRKSNIRKSVQIAYHRAMQHRNKVQGEQSSDSSESD; from the exons ATGGGGGTGGACTTTGATGTGAAGACGTTCTGCCACAACTTGCGGGCAACCAAGCCACCGTATGAGTGTCCTGTGGGCACCTGCCGCAAAATCTACAAGAGCTACAGCGGGATTGAGTACCACCTGTACCACTACGACCatgacaaccccccacccccgcagaacACCCCTTTGCGCAAGCACAAGAAGAAGGGTCGGCAAGGCCGTGCTGCCAACAAGCAATCACCCAGCCCCTCTGAGACCTCGCAGTCGCCGGGGCGTGAGGTAATGACCTATGCGCAAGCCCAGCGCATGGTGGAGGTGGACCTGCATGGCCGTGTGCACCGTATCAGCATCTTCGACAACCTGGATGTGGTGTCAGAGGACGACGAAGCCCCCGAGGAAGCCCCggagaacaacagcaacaaagagAACACGGAAACCCCGTCTGTCGCCCCCAAAGCCGGCAAGCACAAGAACAAGGAGAAACGCAAGgactccaaccaccaccaccacagtgccTCAGCGGGCAACACACCCAAGCTGCCAGAAGCCGTGTACCGAGAGCTGGACCAGGACACGCCTGACGCACCGCCTCGCCCCTCTTCCTATTACAG GTACATTGAGAAGTCTGCAGAGGAGCTGGACGAGGAAGTGGAGTACGACATGGATGAGGAAGATTATATCTGGCTGGACATCATGAATGAGCGCCGGAAGACGGAAGGCGTGAGCCCCATCCCCCAGGAGATCTTTGAGTATCTGATGGACCGGCTGGAGAAGGAGTCCTACTTTGAGAGCCACAATAAGGGTGACCCCAATGCCTTAGTGGACGAGGACGCTGTCTGCTGCATCTGCAACGATGGGGAGTGTCAGAACAGCAACGTCATCCTCTTCTGTGACATGTGCAACCTAGCCGTGCACCAGGAGTGCTATGGCGTCCCTTACATCCCCGAGGGCCAGTGGCTGTGCCGCCGCTGCCTGCAGTCGCCCTCCCGGGCGGTGGACTGTGCCCTCTGCCCAAACAAAGGGGGGGCTTTCAAACAGACGGACGATGGGCGTTGGGCTCACGTGGTGTGCGCCCTCTGGATCCCGGAGGTCTGCTTTGCCAATACGGTCTTCCTGGAGCCCATCGACAGCATAGAAcacatcccccctgcccgctGGAAGCTGACTTGCTACATCTGCAAGCAGAGAGGCTCCGGGGCCTGTATCCAGTGCCACAAAGCGAACTGCTACACGGCTTTCCACGTCACCTGTGCCCAGCAGGCCGGGCTCTACATGAAAATGGAGCCCGTCCGCGAGACAGGGGCCAATGGCACCTCCTTCAGCGTCCGCAAGACGGCCTACTGTGACATTCACACGCCGCCCGGCTCCATGCGGCGCCTGCCTGCCCTCTCGCATAgcgaaggggaggaggaggaagaggaggaggaagaggacggGAAAGGCTGGAGCTCGGAGAAGGTGAAAAAGGCCAAGGCCAAGTCCCGGATTAAAATGAAGAAGGCGAGGAAGATTCTggcagagaagagagcagctgctcCGGTGGTGTCGGTCCCCTGCATCCCCCCTCACAG GCTCAGTAAGATCACCAACCGCTTGACCATCCAGAGGAAGAGCCAGTTCATGCAGAGGCTGCACAGCTACTGGACCCTGAAGAGGCAGTCCCGCAATGGGGTCCCCTTGCTGCGCCGGCTCCAAACACACCTGCAGTCCCACCGGAACTGTGAGCAAGGGAGGCCGGCTCCGCCTCCTCCCGTATCCAAGACCGAGCAG ATTAAAATCCAGCAAGTGGCGCTAGAGATGCAGCTGACCCCATTCCTCATCCTCCTGCGCCGGACACTCGAGCAGCTCCAGGAGAAGGACACGGGCAACATCTTCAGCCAGCCGGTCCCGCTGTCTGAGGTAACAGAACTCTACGAA GTCCCTGACTATCTGGACCATATCAAGAAGCCCATGGACTTCTACACCATGAAACAGAAGCTGGAGGCCTACCGCTATCTGAATCTAGATGAGTTTGAGGAGGACTTCAACCTGATTGTCAGCAACTGCTTGAAGTACAACGCCAAAGACACCATCTTCTACCGGGCAGCGGTCCGGTTGCGGGAGCAAGGGGGTGCTGTGCTGCGGCAGGCACGCCGGCAAGCTGAGAAGATGGGCATTGATTTTGAGACGGGCATGCACTttcctatggctggggatgaggtGCCTCTGCGAAGCACTGAGAATG ATGAGGAGCGGCTGCTGCTGTCTGAGAACCAGAAGCACCTACCCCTGGAAGAGCAGCTGAACCTCCTGTTAGAGCGTCTGGCCGAGGTGAGCGCTGGGAAGCAAAGCGTAGGCCGCTGTCGGCGTGCTAAGATGATCAAGAAGGAGATCACAGCATTGAGGCGCAAGCTGGCACACCAGCGGGAGACGGGGAGGGATGGGCACGGCCCCTTGACCCGCATTATTCTGCCAACCCACAATCCGTGCGAGAAGGACACTCAGACCGACAGTGCCGCTGAGGAGAGCAGCAGCCAGGAAACTGGCAAAG GCCTTGGACCcaactcctcctccaccccagcaCATGAAGTTGGTAGGAGGACATCAGTGCTTTTCTCCAAGAAGAACCCGAAAACTGCTGGACCGCCAAAGCGTCCTGGGCGCCCTCCCAAGAATCGCGACAGCCAGCTGGCTCCAGGTCATGGGAACAGCGCTGTGGGGCCCCCTCAGCTACCAATCATGGGGGGGTCCCAGCGTCAACGCAAGAGAGGGAGGAGTCCACGCCCCAGCTCCAGCTCAGACAGCGACAGCGACAAATCGGCAGAGGATGCTCCTATTG aCCTACCAGCCAATGGCTTCAGCAGTGGCAACCAGCCAGTCAAGAAGAGTTTCCTAGTTTATCGCAGCGACTACAACCTTCCTCGGAGCAGCTCTGATTCAGAatccagcagcaccagcaccagcagtgcTGCCTCAGACCGCACCAG CACAACTCCCTCTAAACAAGGCAGAGGGAAGCCCTCTTTCTCCCGTGTGAATTTCCCAGAAGACAGCAGTGAAGACACGTCAGGAACAGAAAATGAATCCTACTCAGTGGGAACCGGTCGAGGAGTGGGTCATGGCA TGGTGCGGAAGAGCATCAGCCGATCAGGTGGCTGGCTGTCTGAGGACGAGGACTCCGCTTTGGATGCCCTGGACCTGGTGTGGGCCAAATGCCGGGGCTACCCATCTTATCCAGCACTG ATCATTGATCCTAAGATGCCACGGGAAGGGATGTTCCACCATGGTGTCCCCATCCCTGTGCCCCCCTTGGAGGTGTTGAAGCTGGGCGAACAGATGACTCAGGAAGCAAGGGAGCATCTCTACCTGGTTCTCTTCTTTGACAACAAACGTACTTG GCAGTGGTTGCCCCGCACTAAACTGGTGCCCCTGGGTGTGAACCAGGACCTGGACAAGGAGAAGATGCTGGAAGGGCGCAAGTCCAATATCCGGAAGTCTGTCCAGATCGCCTACCACCGCGCCATGCAGCACCGCAACAAGGTGCAAGGAGAACAGAGCAGCGACTCCAGCGAGAGCGACTGA